A window of Microcystis aeruginosa FD4 contains these coding sequences:
- the tatC gene encoding twin-arginine translocase subunit TatC: protein MSSTEVKTPPPDSPEFLDELPGEVEMSLFDHLEELRRRIFYSLIAVAVGAVGCFIFVKPLVQVLEVPAQGVKFLQLAPGEFFFVSLKVAGYSGLLVASPVILLQIILFVLPGLTRRERRLIVPVVLGSSVLFFAGLFFAYIALIPAALNFFVNYGAEVVEQAWSIERYFEFVLLLLFSTGIAFQIPVIQLILSFLGIISSQTMLSGWRFVVLGAVILGAILTPSTDPLTQSLLAGAVLGLYFGGIGVVKLTGR from the coding sequence ATGTCATCGACAGAAGTAAAAACCCCACCCCCAGACAGTCCTGAATTCCTCGATGAGTTACCAGGAGAAGTGGAAATGTCCTTATTTGACCACTTGGAGGAGTTGCGGCGCCGGATTTTTTATAGTTTAATTGCCGTGGCTGTAGGTGCGGTGGGATGTTTTATCTTCGTTAAACCCCTAGTACAAGTGCTGGAAGTTCCTGCCCAAGGGGTAAAATTTTTGCAGTTGGCCCCGGGAGAATTTTTTTTCGTCTCCCTAAAAGTAGCTGGATATAGCGGCCTACTGGTGGCTAGTCCGGTCATTCTCTTGCAAATTATCCTCTTTGTGCTGCCGGGGTTAACCCGTCGCGAACGGCGTTTAATTGTCCCGGTAGTCTTAGGATCGAGTGTTTTATTTTTTGCTGGTTTATTTTTTGCCTATATTGCCCTGATTCCCGCCGCTTTAAACTTTTTTGTCAATTATGGGGCGGAAGTGGTCGAACAAGCTTGGTCGATCGAGCGCTATTTTGAATTTGTCTTACTTTTACTTTTTAGTACTGGCATCGCCTTTCAAATTCCCGTTATTCAATTGATTTTGAGCTTTTTAGGCATTATTTCCTCGCAAACGATGTTATCGGGTTGGCGTTTCGTGGTTTTAGGGGCGGTGATTTTAGGCGCTATTTTAACCCCTTCCACAGATCCTCTCACCCAATCCCTGTTAGCAGGGGCGGTATTAGGTCTATACTTTGGGGGCATTGGGGTAGTGAAATTAACGGGACGTTAA
- a CDS encoding glycosyltransferase family 2 protein, which yields MFSIYILTHNEEIDIAACVESALLSDDVIVVDSYSSDRTVEIASRYPVCVIQHQFESHGRQRTWMLENIETKYDWVYILEADERMTPQLYAECLRATQQTEFTGFYVAERVMFMGTWIRRSTQYPRYQMRLFRKDQVWFSDYGHTEREECRGKTSFLQETYPHYTCSKGLSRWIEKHNRYSTDEAAETLHQLANGGVSWKNLFFGKTEVDRRRALKDLSLRLPFRPLLRWFYMYFILAGILDGKAGFAWCTLQAFYEYLILLKVAEMKQGLPTPPEVRNPFHPPQNGDNLNSHRSDFVSLKGKAD from the coding sequence ATGTTTTCCATTTACATTCTCACCCATAACGAAGAAATTGATATTGCCGCCTGTGTGGAGTCGGCACTTCTATCCGATGATGTGATTGTGGTTGACTCCTACAGTAGCGATCGCACTGTAGAGATCGCTTCTCGTTATCCAGTGTGCGTGATTCAGCATCAATTCGAGAGTCATGGTAGACAAAGAACTTGGATGTTAGAAAATATCGAGACTAAATACGATTGGGTTTATATTCTCGAAGCAGATGAAAGGATGACACCCCAACTCTACGCAGAATGTCTGCGTGCCACTCAACAGACAGAATTTACTGGTTTTTATGTGGCCGAAAGAGTTATGTTTATGGGGACGTGGATCCGTCGCAGCACCCAGTATCCTCGTTACCAAATGCGTCTATTTAGAAAAGATCAAGTCTGGTTTAGCGATTATGGTCACACGGAAAGGGAAGAATGTCGAGGAAAAACCTCTTTTTTACAGGAAACCTATCCCCACTACACCTGTAGTAAAGGTTTAAGTCGTTGGATTGAAAAACATAATCGTTACTCTACCGATGAAGCGGCAGAAACCCTACATCAGTTGGCTAATGGTGGTGTTAGTTGGAAAAATTTATTTTTTGGTAAAACCGAAGTAGATAGACGGAGAGCTTTAAAAGATTTATCTCTACGATTGCCTTTTCGTCCCTTGCTTCGTTGGTTTTATATGTATTTTATCTTGGCAGGAATTCTCGATGGTAAAGCTGGTTTTGCTTGGTGTACTCTGCAAGCTTTTTATGAGTATTTGATCCTCTTAAAAGTGGCGGAAATGAAACAGGGTTTACCCACTCCCCCCGAAGTCAGAAATCCTTTTCATCCCCCGCAAAATGGTGACAATCTTAATTCCCATAGGTCTGACTTCGTCTCCCTAAAAGGAAAAGCCGATTAA
- a CDS encoding IS630 family transposase, with the protein MEAELQILEEFIKTNPDSRELKRALGVKLALSGYAYRAIQEIIGVTPGFIAKWKKEFISAGIEGIILKYKGSRPYLNAEEKQELIQWIINQSHWDIWELETYVLETYEVVFKSRQSYYQLLKEARISWPKAEQVNPKKDAEEVKKKNEEISQLLESKKEEIQSGKLAVYLLDECHLVWKDVLGHLWNFIKERLKEGQNPSELPERTLVKIKNEKERQTYYGALNLVEKEFILAPYKAGNGENTVDFLKKLIQSNPGRKILIIWDGASYHSGEEMIKFLTEQNQGLSPEDWQITCHKFARYAPEENPVEAIWLQLKNLLRRFYWLAKNFRVVKRLFEFFAKFQLFNFPNLKKYDAFSQFI; encoded by the coding sequence ATGGAAGCAGAACTTCAAATTCTCGAAGAGTTCATCAAAACTAATCCCGATTCCCGGGAACTGAAAAGAGCCTTAGGGGTTAAGCTGGCTTTGTCGGGATACGCTTATAGAGCAATTCAAGAAATTATTGGAGTGACCCCCGGATTCATTGCTAAATGGAAAAAGGAATTTATTTCAGCAGGAATTGAGGGGATTATCTTGAAGTATAAAGGTTCGAGACCCTATCTAAATGCCGAGGAAAAACAAGAATTAATTCAATGGATTATCAACCAGAGTCACTGGGATATTTGGGAGCTAGAAACTTATGTACTAGAAACTTATGAGGTTGTGTTTAAATCGAGACAGAGCTACTACCAATTGCTAAAAGAAGCGAGAATTAGCTGGCCAAAGGCGGAACAAGTAAACCCGAAAAAAGATGCAGAAGAGGTAAAAAAAAAGAATGAAGAAATCAGTCAATTATTGGAGAGCAAAAAAGAGGAGATTCAGTCGGGAAAGCTTGCGGTGTACTTGCTTGATGAATGTCATTTGGTCTGGAAAGATGTTCTAGGTCATCTCTGGAACTTTATTAAAGAAAGACTAAAAGAAGGTCAAAATCCCTCAGAGTTACCCGAAAGAACTTTGGTAAAAATTAAGAATGAAAAAGAGAGACAAACTTATTATGGAGCTTTAAATTTAGTGGAAAAAGAATTTATTTTAGCTCCTTACAAAGCAGGAAATGGAGAGAATACAGTAGATTTTTTGAAAAAACTAATTCAAAGCAACCCTGGGCGAAAAATACTGATTATTTGGGATGGAGCTTCCTATCATTCGGGAGAAGAGATGATCAAATTCCTTACTGAACAAAATCAGGGTTTATCCCCAGAAGATTGGCAGATTACCTGTCATAAATTTGCCCGATACGCTCCCGAAGAAAATCCAGTAGAAGCAATTTGGCTACAGTTAAAAAATCTTTTGAGAAGATTTTATTGGTTGGCCAAAAATTTTCGAGTGGTTAAACGCTTGTTCGAGTTTTTTGCCAAATTTCAATTATTTAATTTTCCTAACCTTAAGAAATACGATGCTTTTTCACAATTCATTTAG
- the nadA gene encoding quinolinate synthase NadA translates to MFTTVQPANRSSLPDDLFTAIKELKRELNAVILAHYYQNSDIQDIADYIGDSLGLSQQAAQTPADVIIFAGVHFMAETAKILNPDKLVLLPDLDAGCSLADSCHPEDFARFKAQSPDHIVISYINCSAEIKAMSDIICTSSNAVKIVNQIPVHQPIIFAPDRNLGRYVSQQTGRDLVLWQGSCIVHETFSERKIIELKVAHPEAKIIAHPECEPSVLVHADYIGSTTALLNYSLKSSEKTFIVATEPGIIHQMQKSAPEKVFIPAPALNNCACNECPYMRLNTLEKLYLCMRDRTPEITISEDLRVKALLPIQRMLEMS, encoded by the coding sequence GTGTTCACAACTGTTCAACCCGCAAATCGATCGAGCTTACCTGATGACCTATTTACAGCTATTAAAGAGCTTAAACGGGAATTAAACGCCGTTATTTTGGCTCACTACTATCAAAATTCTGACATACAGGATATAGCTGATTATATTGGTGATTCTCTAGGTTTATCCCAACAGGCTGCCCAAACGCCAGCAGATGTGATTATATTTGCGGGGGTTCACTTCATGGCAGAAACAGCTAAAATCTTAAATCCAGATAAGTTGGTATTGCTGCCGGATTTAGATGCAGGATGTTCTTTAGCTGATAGTTGTCATCCTGAAGATTTTGCTCGTTTTAAAGCCCAATCTCCCGATCATATCGTGATTTCCTATATCAATTGCAGTGCAGAAATTAAGGCCATGAGTGATATTATCTGCACCAGTTCCAACGCAGTCAAAATAGTGAATCAAATTCCTGTCCATCAACCGATTATCTTCGCTCCTGATCGCAATTTAGGCCGTTACGTCAGTCAGCAAACTGGTAGAGATTTAGTTCTCTGGCAGGGTAGTTGTATTGTCCATGAAACTTTTTCCGAACGCAAGATAATAGAATTAAAAGTTGCCCATCCAGAAGCAAAAATTATCGCCCATCCTGAGTGTGAACCATCGGTTTTAGTCCATGCCGATTATATTGGTTCCACGACGGCACTATTAAATTATTCCCTGAAAAGTTCCGAAAAAACCTTTATTGTCGCCACAGAACCAGGGATTATTCACCAGATGCAAAAATCCGCCCCAGAGAAAGTATTTATACCCGCACCAGCTTTAAATAACTGTGCTTGTAATGAGTGTCCCTACATGAGACTGAACACTCTCGAAAAATTGTATCTGTGTATGCGAGATAGAACTCCAGAAATTACTATTTCTGAAGATTTAAGAGTTAAGGCACTGTTGCCGATTCAAAGAATGTTAGAAATGTCTTAA